The stretch of DNA CTTTGCCCAGCACCTGTGGAACCTGTAATAGCATTAATATGCAGGTCATCTTGTTCTAAATATTGGTGTTTTGCAAGAGGTAATAATGCCAACTGAATGGCGGTTGCAAAACAACCTGGATTAGCAATATTGTCAGCATTTTTAATTTTTTCTTTCTGTAGTTCAGGTAAACCGTAAATAAAATCACGTTCTTTAAAAATATGATTTGGATTTAAACGGAATTCATTGCTTAAATCAATCACTTTTGTAGTAGAGGCAAAATTAAACTCTTTTAATATGTTTCCAGAATGCCCATGGCCAAGGCATAAAAAAACGACATCAACAGAAAGATTGATATCGTTGGTAAAATGCAAAGCACTTTCGCCTATCAAATCTGTGTGAACCTGACTAATGGGATTTCCAGCATTACTGGTACTATAAATAAAATCAATTTCTACTTCAGGATGATGAATCAAAATTCGAATCAATTCTCCTGCTGTGTAACCTGCGCCTCCTATAATTCCTGTTTTTATCATATATAGTATTTTTGCTTTAAGTTTTAGGCTATAGGCTTTATGCAAAGAAGCACATTGCTTACAGCTCATGGCGTATTACCAAATTATTTTTTCAAACTATGGTGTATTTTCAATTGGTTTCCAAATATTTTAATAAACCCTCGAGCATCTCTTGAATCCCAAGCTTCATTTTCTTCACCATAGGTGGCTACTTTAGATTGCATCATATCATATTCAGATTCAATACCTACTAATTCAAAACGATACGGATGTAAGATTACCTTAACTTTACCTGTTACATGCTGTTGAGAGGATGCTAAGAATGCTTCAAAATCACGCATAATAGGATCTAAATATTGTGCTTCATGTAATAAGGTTCCATACCAGTTAGCGATTTGATCTTTATGTAACAATTGCCATCTAGACAACGTATGTTTTTCTAATAAATGATGTGCTTTAATTAGGATAGTAGGAGCAGGGGCTTCGAATCCTACACGACCTTTTATTCCTAAAATGGTATCGCCTACATGGATGTCACGTCCGATGGCATAGGCTCCAGCTAGTTGATTTAATTGTTGTATCAATTGAATTGGAT from Flavobacteriaceae bacterium UJ101 encodes:
- the argC gene encoding N-acetyl-gamma-glutamyl-phosphate reductase (Belongs to the NAGSA dehydrogenase family. Type 1 subfamily.; KEGG: mrs:Murru_0927 N-acetyl-gamma-glutamyl-phosphate reductase), with the protein product MIKTGIIGGAGYTAGELIRILIHHPEVEIDFIYSTSNAGNPISQVHTDLIGESALHFTNDINLSVDVVFLCLGHGHSGNILKEFNFASTTKVIDLSNEFRLNPNHIFKERDFIYGLPELQKEKIKNADNIANPGCFATAIQLALLPLAKHQYLEQDDLHINAITGSTGAGQSLSSTTHFSWRNNNISSYKVFTHQHLGEINQTIHQLQPDYKGETNFIPLRGDFTRGIFATVYTKTSVDLEEVKKQYKIYYKNDPFTTISDDPIHLKQVVGSNKCILHIDKHDDKLIITSVIDNLIKGASGQAVQNMNLMFGLKETLGLKLKATYF